The following proteins are co-located in the Streptomyces sp. NBC_01198 genome:
- a CDS encoding flavin reductase family protein — protein sequence MTQQPVPDIRPLMSAFPTGVSVITSRAPDGVPWGMTCTSLCSVALDPPTLLVCLRRGSPTLQAILDSGAYTINLLHQAARGTAELFASGAPDRFERTRWSMEGPACGPHLVEAAHTIADCRVADVHEIGDHAVVMGAAVAVTQLSSQWPLLYGMRRYGAWAESGQDVHLYYDFIS from the coding sequence ATGACGCAGCAACCCGTACCGGACATCCGTCCGCTGATGAGCGCGTTTCCGACCGGTGTGTCGGTCATCACCTCGCGCGCACCCGACGGCGTGCCCTGGGGCATGACCTGCACCTCGCTGTGCAGCGTGGCCCTCGACCCGCCGACCCTGCTGGTCTGCCTGCGCCGCGGCAGCCCGACACTGCAGGCCATCCTGGACAGCGGCGCCTACACGATCAATCTGCTGCACCAGGCGGCCCGCGGCACCGCGGAACTCTTCGCCTCGGGCGCCCCCGACCGCTTCGAGAGGACCCGCTGGTCGATGGAGGGCCCCGCCTGCGGCCCGCACCTGGTCGAAGCCGCCCACACCATCGCGGACTGCCGTGTCGCCGACGTGCACGAGATCGGCGACCACGCGGTGGTCATGGGCGCGGCCGTCGCCGTCACCCAGCTGTCCTCGCAGTGGCCGCTGCTGTACGGCATGCGCCGTTACGGGGCGTGGGCCGAATCCGGGCAGGACGTCCACCTCTACTATGACTTCATCTCCTGA
- a CDS encoding thioesterase II family protein, which produces MNARQAVAPRPADAAAAFVRPRPVAEPRLRLVVIHHAGGSAAAYFPLSRLLPQDWELLLLDLPGRGKSHTQPPLADMARLAAWTADRIRPWADGVPLALFGHSLGAVVAHETARLLEADGVAPAWVGVSGRAAPGHRVPDGLPDTDLPDDELMRRLALMGGMHPRIDELPEFRARFLHLVRNDLRAVAGYRPDPARPPLGMPLTAFGATDDHVAPPATLPGWVAQTRARFGRLVFDGGHFHFLGPAFPDFAVRLVQEIHQALQPATTGRQVFQPSTV; this is translated from the coding sequence ATGAACGCCCGCCAGGCGGTGGCCCCCCGGCCGGCGGACGCCGCCGCCGCGTTCGTCCGGCCCAGGCCCGTCGCCGAGCCGCGGCTGCGCCTGGTGGTGATCCACCACGCCGGCGGTTCGGCGGCCGCGTACTTCCCGCTGAGCCGGCTGCTGCCGCAGGACTGGGAGCTGCTGCTCCTCGACCTGCCCGGGCGGGGCAAGAGCCACACCCAGCCGCCGCTGGCCGACATGGCACGCCTGGCGGCCTGGACCGCGGACCGGATACGCCCCTGGGCGGACGGCGTGCCCCTCGCGCTGTTCGGCCACAGCCTCGGCGCGGTCGTCGCCCACGAGACGGCCCGGCTGCTTGAGGCCGACGGCGTGGCCCCCGCATGGGTCGGGGTGTCCGGCAGGGCCGCCCCCGGCCACCGGGTCCCGGACGGCCTGCCCGACACCGACCTGCCCGACGACGAACTCATGCGCCGCCTCGCCCTCATGGGCGGCATGCATCCGCGGATCGACGAACTCCCGGAGTTCCGGGCGCGCTTCCTGCACCTCGTACGCAACGACCTGCGGGCGGTGGCCGGTTACCGGCCCGACCCCGCGCGTCCGCCGCTCGGCATGCCGCTGACCGCCTTCGGCGCGACCGACGACCATGTCGCGCCGCCCGCCACCCTGCCCGGCTGGGTCGCCCAGACCCGGGCGCGGTTCGGACGGCTGGTCTTCGACGGCGGGCACTTCCACTTCCTGGGTCCGGCCTTCCCCGACTTCGCGGTCCGGCTGGTCCAGGAGATCCACCAGGCGCTGCAACCGGCCACGACCGGACGCCAGGTGTTCCAGCCCAGCACCGTGTGA
- a CDS encoding beta-ketoacyl synthase N-terminal-like domain-containing protein, producing MDADEIRRLMEDQLKHSRRLQARIRELEDERHAPLAVVGMALRLPGGLDSPDGYWDFLRGDATAYRPIPEDRPGLRAVYDPVPGKPGRSYVDQAGFLDDIAHFDADFFGISQREAKLLDPQQRMLLETAWEALERAGVPVRRSDRLNVGVYLGMMASEYLERLEDRADTTGIDPYYTTGGGLCFGAGRISHVMGFSGPVLSVDTACSSSLTALHLAARGLRARECEYALLCGSNLLLSANLMVSLSQTRALSPTGRSKSFLASADGYGRGEGVGVLVLMRLADAERQGRPVLAVLRGTAVNHDGAASGLTAPNGPAQQEVIRAALDDARVDPAEIGWIEAHGTGTALGDPIEVGALDGVIGAAVRERGFPLPIGSVKSRLGHLEAASGIAALIKTVLMLRHGEIPAAAAEDDGPLNPHIPWDATGFTVPRTNQPWPEQLPRRIAGVNSFGMSGTNAHALLEAYAPAAGDATAAAGEDIEDGGPELLTVSAKDPAALAILAGRLADRLRKGDPGQTASLCHTLRCGRAAHPVRIAVTGSSAAELADELDAGVEGLSDAAPATRAERAVVPRELTLLPGSDDTELSAAVEVLLQAVPAARGGDSAPPAGQLAALLAEFGLRVTLGDRPAGRGPTRLRWQTGGEPHEAPLTGGRPQDAHRLLLGALGELFAAGAELRLDALRAPGARLLGDLPTYPFQRRRFWIDEPAMGAAARTAGAGAEAAGPAAPDPRDTAAVEAFLLGQLQEVLHSDEPLDPALSFLDGGGDSFISTLFITRVEEHYTFGLTAEELALDLPLTELLGSLARDITATAEADPAAAGR from the coding sequence ATGGACGCCGATGAGATACGCCGGCTGATGGAGGACCAGCTGAAGCACTCCCGCCGCCTCCAGGCCAGGATCCGCGAGCTGGAGGACGAGCGGCACGCCCCGCTGGCCGTCGTCGGCATGGCGCTGCGGCTGCCCGGCGGGCTCGACTCGCCGGACGGCTACTGGGACTTCCTGCGCGGCGACGCCACCGCCTACCGGCCGATCCCCGAGGACCGCCCCGGCCTGCGGGCCGTCTACGACCCCGTACCGGGCAAGCCAGGCCGCTCCTACGTCGACCAGGCGGGCTTCCTGGACGACATCGCGCACTTCGACGCCGACTTCTTCGGCATCTCCCAGCGCGAGGCCAAGCTCCTCGACCCGCAGCAGCGCATGCTGCTGGAGACCGCGTGGGAGGCGCTGGAGCGGGCCGGGGTGCCGGTACGCCGCTCCGACCGGCTCAACGTGGGCGTCTACCTCGGCATGATGGCGTCCGAGTACCTGGAGCGTCTTGAGGATCGCGCGGACACCACCGGCATCGACCCGTACTACACCACCGGCGGCGGCCTGTGCTTCGGCGCCGGGCGGATCAGCCACGTGATGGGCTTCAGCGGCCCGGTGCTCAGCGTCGACACCGCATGCTCGTCCTCGCTGACCGCACTGCACCTGGCCGCCCGCGGTCTGCGGGCCCGCGAGTGCGAGTACGCGCTGCTGTGCGGCTCCAACCTGCTGCTGTCCGCCAACTTGATGGTCTCGCTCAGCCAGACCAGGGCCCTGTCGCCGACCGGCAGGTCGAAGTCGTTCCTGGCCTCCGCCGACGGCTACGGCCGCGGTGAGGGCGTCGGCGTGCTGGTGCTGATGCGGCTGGCCGACGCCGAACGCCAGGGCCGCCCGGTGCTCGCGGTGCTGCGCGGCACCGCCGTCAACCACGACGGCGCCGCCTCCGGGCTCACTGCCCCCAACGGCCCCGCCCAGCAGGAGGTCATCCGCGCCGCGCTCGACGACGCCCGGGTCGACCCCGCGGAGATCGGCTGGATCGAGGCGCACGGCACCGGCACCGCGCTGGGCGACCCCATCGAGGTCGGCGCCCTCGACGGGGTGATCGGCGCCGCCGTGCGCGAGCGCGGCTTCCCGCTGCCCATCGGCAGCGTCAAGTCCCGGCTCGGGCACCTGGAAGCCGCCTCGGGCATCGCCGCGCTCATCAAGACCGTCCTGATGCTGCGGCACGGCGAGATCCCGGCGGCCGCCGCCGAGGACGACGGCCCGCTCAACCCGCACATCCCCTGGGACGCGACCGGCTTCACCGTGCCGCGGACCAACCAGCCCTGGCCCGAGCAGCTGCCCCGGCGGATCGCCGGCGTCAACTCCTTCGGCATGAGCGGCACCAACGCGCACGCGCTGCTCGAGGCGTACGCACCGGCGGCCGGGGACGCGACGGCCGCCGCTGGCGAGGACATCGAGGACGGCGGGCCGGAACTGCTCACCGTCTCCGCGAAGGACCCGGCGGCGCTCGCGATACTCGCCGGACGGCTCGCCGACCGGCTCCGCAAGGGCGACCCCGGGCAGACCGCGTCGCTGTGCCACACCCTGCGCTGCGGCCGGGCCGCCCATCCGGTACGGATCGCGGTCACCGGCAGCAGCGCCGCCGAGCTGGCCGACGAGCTCGACGCCGGCGTCGAGGGGCTGTCCGACGCTGCCCCGGCGACGCGCGCCGAACGCGCCGTGGTGCCGCGCGAGCTGACCCTGCTGCCGGGCTCCGACGACACGGAGCTGTCCGCGGCGGTCGAGGTGCTGCTGCAGGCCGTGCCCGCCGCCCGCGGCGGCGACTCTGCGCCGCCCGCCGGGCAACTGGCGGCGCTGCTGGCGGAGTTCGGCCTACGGGTCACCCTCGGCGACCGTCCGGCCGGCCGCGGACCGACCCGGCTGCGCTGGCAGACGGGCGGCGAGCCGCACGAGGCGCCGCTGACCGGCGGCCGGCCGCAGGACGCGCACCGGCTGCTGCTCGGCGCACTCGGCGAACTGTTCGCCGCCGGAGCCGAGTTGCGCCTTGACGCCCTGCGGGCACCCGGTGCGCGGCTGCTCGGCGACCTGCCCACCTACCCCTTCCAGCGGCGCCGCTTCTGGATCGACGAGCCCGCGATGGGCGCCGCAGCCCGCACCGCCGGAGCCGGCGCCGAGGCAGCCGGCCCTGCCGCACCCGACCCGCGGGACACCGCGGCCGTCGAGGCCTTCCTGCTCGGCCAGTTGCAGGAGGTGCTGCACTCCGACGAGCCCCTCGACCCGGCGCTGTCCTTCCTGGACGGCGGCGGCGACTCCTTCATCTCGACCCTGTTCATCACCCGCGTCGAGGAGCACTACACGTTCGGGCTGACGGCCGAGGAACTGGCGCTCGACCTGCCGCTGACCGAACTGCTCGGCTCGCTCGCCCGGGACATCACCGCCACCGCCGAGGCCGATCCCGCGGCGGCCGGCCGATGA